The Pristis pectinata isolate sPriPec2 chromosome 16, sPriPec2.1.pri, whole genome shotgun sequence region gggaggggggatgCCCTGAAGAGCTCCAGGAATGGACACTCACATTGAAACGAAGAGATTGCAGGGGGGACGGGCTGGTGAGacagtggaggagggagagagggagggagaggtgagagtgggggatggggatggggatggggaggacaGAGGGAAATGTTATTGCTGTGCTGCctgaccatctctctctctccccctcctccctccaccctacccccccccccccccccgccctcaggACCCTCAGTACGACCAGCAGGCCCTCAGTAACATCCAGCTGATCTACGCCGTGGCCAAGTGTGACCTTCACCCCCGACCCACCCACGCCATCCGAGAACTGTCGCAGCTGGACCAGGCCATCTGCCAGGGTGAGAGCGCTGGGTCCCCGATCGCCCCTCTCCGTCGCTCTCTCCCTCACCCGCCCACAGTGCCCACCAACCACCTTCCCTTTACATAGCGCCTGTCACAACCCTGGCCTGAGGTCCCTGGTGTCCAAGTCTGAAGCaaacacagtgtgaccctccctcagtaccccaccccacacagtgaccctccctcagtaccgcaccccccccccaacacagtgtgaccctccctcagtaccccaccccacacagtgaccctccctcagtaccgcacccccccccaacacagtgtgaccctccctcagtaccccaccccacacagtgaccctccctcagtaccgcacccccccccccaacacagtgtgaccctccctcagtaccccccctccccccccccactgggcaCAGTCCTGGAGTTCTCCCGgtgtggggtcagtgttgggtctgggGACCAGTGTGGATGGACGATGACCGTGTGTTCTCTCCCCCCTCAGTGCTGCCCACTGTACCGAAGATGACGTCAGATGCTCTGAAGCACACCCTCCATCTCTCGGACGCCAACTCCACCCACTGCACTGTCAATGTCCTGCTCTACGTTCCCGGTAAGTGGTTGCCGTTGCCTCTGGAAATGGGACTCCGTTCCCACGGGACCGATTCACGTCCCTGCTCTTCAACGTTGGGTCAGCTCAGGGGGaccttccacctccctccatccacccatccacccatccccCTCTGTTCCCTCAGAATCCAAACACCCATCGCCCTTGGCCTGGAGAGTACTCGGGGACCGAGGCACCACTCTCCTcctgtgcagagaattccaaactccTCACCACCTCGGTCCTGACTGGCTGACCCCTggcctgagactgtgacctcagGCCCTGGACACCCCATCAACCCCACACCCCATCACGTCCGGAAACGATGCTCACCTCTCACTCATCTAAACTCAACAAGATACCTGCGTCCACCCTcgttcccaacctctccctgcaccACGATCCTACCCCCGATCCACCAGCTCTGGCACCAAACCCCCGATCCTCTCCCCCTGGTGACCCTGGTCCTGTGAGGGAGTCTTGACATTGTCCTGAGGAGGGGGCGGGAGAGAGGGAGTGCAAGGGAAGGGGTGGGTTGTGTCTGCACTGCGACTGACCTGGATGGTGTGTGTGGTCAGGGAGTGTGgggcggagggggtggggagggaggtgaagggcgAGGGAGGGGGTGGGCTGTGTCCCGCTGTGCCTGACCCGGACCCTGTGGTGTCAGGGAGCCTGGACCCCGGGGAGAGTGCGGACTCCCACCCGAAACTGTGGTGCGCGCTGACAGACGGCCGGGTGCTGATGTACGACGCTGCCTCCTGGGTCATGGAGCAGCCACCCATCCAGGCTGGGCGGAGCCGGCTGGTGAGTgacggggggggcgggggtgggtgggttttgggggggggggcggaactGCTGGGGATCCtggaccctcccctccccctccccatcccccacttcCCTcgcccaccttccctccccctcccctccctcctccgtgccatgagggtgggggagcttCACAggacacactcccctccccctgggACCCCAGCTCATGGACCAGTGTCTGAATCCACAGGCGGCGGATCCACCGGGGCTGGTCTTCTGGAGGCCGGAGGGGCCGTTGGGGGCGTGGCGTCTGGGGCGGGGTGTCTGCCGGCTGCCCACTGCTGATACCCACctgccccttctctcccccccttctctcccccctctctctccctcctctctccccccccctctctctctctccccccccctctctctctcccccccctctctctctccccccctctctctctctctccccccccctctctctctctcttccccccccctctctctctcttccccccctctctctctctcttcccccccccctctctctctcttcccccctctctctctctctttcccccctctctccctcccgccccccccctctctctctcttccccccccctcactctctctttccccccccctctctctctctttccccccctctctctctctctcttccccccctctctctcccttccccctctctctcccccctctctctctctctcttcccccccctctctctctcttccccccccctctctctctccccgccccccccccccagaactgtaTGATCGGGGTGGGCCAGGACCAGGTGTGGCTGGGCTCCGAGGATTCCTTCATCTATATCATCAGTGCCCAGGACCTCGGCTGCTACCGACGGCTACTCGCTCATCACAACCAGGTGTcggggatggtgcaggaggagcGGCCCAAGGACGTGGGCGGTGCCAGGTGAGTGCACAGCCCAGGGCCCGGGTGACAGGGGAGTGTGTGAAGGGGGCGCGGGTGACGGGTGTTTGGCAGGTGAGTGGTGTCccactgtgtgtgtctgtgtgtgctgtCCTGCTGTGACACGCGTGTGCCGTCCCGTTGTGACACACGTGTGCCGTCCCGTCCCACACGCGTGTGCCGTCCCACTGTGACACACATATGTGCCATCCTGCTGTGGCGTGTATGTGCCGTGCTGTCCCGCTGCTCTGCGCGCTCTCTGACGCGCTCTCTGACGCGCTCTCTGACGCGCTCTCTGACGCGCTCTGCTGCGCTCTCTGCCACAGCCCGGTGTACTCATGCAGCCTGGACGGCACCATCGTCGTGTGGGACCCAGTCACTATGGAGATGAAGAGGCAGTTCCAGCTTCAGCAGTGCTGGCAGCTCAGCTCCATCGCCCTGCACTGCGGCCGCATCTGGTGCTgtgagtgtgggtggggggtgagggcgaccgaccgggggtggggggcagtggggggcaACCGGGGgacgggtggggggggtggaaacggGTGGGGGCAGCTCAGCTCCATCGCCCTGCACCACCACCACATCTGGTGCTATGAGTGGGGGGCagccgggggtgggggttgggggggtgcggGTGAGGGGGTTGGTGAACGGGGTGGGCAGCCGGGGTGGGGGGATGTGGTCTCGCAGGTTCGAACCTCGCGGGAGCCAAGCTTCCGCCAACATCCCGGCCCGGGTGCCCCTCGGTCACCCATGGGTGCTGCCCGCAGTTCCTCCCCAGGAGAACCTCTGCACGGAAGCCACGGCGTCTGTCGGCCCCTCCGCCCCTCCAACCCACCCCAGCGTCCagcacaatcatggctgatcccatcttggcctcagcaccacttccgcACTCTCCACAGCCCGCGACCTTCACGTCGGACACACTCGGTGGCTCTGTCTCACTGCCCtcgggaagaaaattccaaactgCACCTCCTTCCGAGAGAAggaacccctccccatctctgtccaAAATCAGCCACCCCTCGTTCTGAATCTCTGCCCCGGTTCTACACACTCTGACTGGGGGGGAACGTCCTCTCCACACCCCCGAGCCTTGTGTTACAATGaggtccccctcattcttctgaacctgccccccccaccccccccccatcaagcAGTGACCCTGtgctgaatccctccagcagaAGCTCCTTCCTGTGGGGATGAACTGTGCTCAGGaccccaggtgcagtctcaccaacaccccaCAAAGTTGTCTCGAACCTTTCCCACTTCCACACACCACAGCACGTGCAGCACAGGCCAACATTGTCCCCACGTACCGACCCATTGTGTTTCCTGCTCTGGGACCCCACGTCCCCCTCCGCAACATCGtgccccctctctcccatcctccTTGCCCACTCCGTGAACCCATCCATTATCCCTCCGCAGACTCTCCGTGTCCCGCTCCCAACTCACTGACCCACCCATCTCTGTATCAGTGTGCTTGATCCCATCCATCCAGGACATTGTGTCGATTGTAAACAGGATGGTAGAACCGTTCAACCATAGTTTGTGGAGCGGAAGCAGAGACCTGGACCGTAAGTTCGAATCCCACCCTGGGAACTGGCAAACTTGTCTCCGATGTAAAACTATTGTCACagatccacccccccctccccctcaccaggGTCTTCGACATCCCTCAGGGGAGGGTACCCACTGTCCTTGCCCCTTCCGCTAACTGCAGACCCACCCCACGCAGCTGCCCCTAACTGGTGCAGAGAATCACTCAGTTGAGGGGTGGTTCACATGCTGGCATTGCCCACGGTGCCCACATCAGGGAACAGGCAGAACAAACCTGCCCCGTGCCACCCAACCGGATGTGAGGCAATCTCGGAGAGTTCCATGTCCTCCAACTCTGCCGCCGGGAACGTCCGACCAGTCCTGCGGCTGAAGCCCACGGGGATGTTAACCAGCTCTGTTCAACCCCTCCTGCATCTCTGCCTTCCTCCTGCCCTCTGTCACTCCTCCCCTCCTGCTCGCCATCTCCAATCcaatcctctcctcctccctccatccttctctctgtcctcccctcctcccacaccctgGTGCCaccaccactctcccctccctccccgttcCCAGGTGTCGAGAACAGTCTGGTGGTCCTGGCTCGGGACGGGACCCAGCTGCAGAGGGTGTCTGACACCATCAGTCCGGGCGGAGGCTCCATCCCTCTGAGTtacttcctcatccttcctcagGTACCTCTGTGCTGCAGGGCTAGGGTACGGGATTCAGGGTGGTTGGGATTAAGGGGGCAATGTTCAGGGGTCAAGGGTCAGgtatttctccctcctcctgtggCCGGTGCCCTCGTGACGTTATTTattttggacaggctgggactttattccttggaaggtgggagactgaggggtgaccctgtAGAGGTGCGTGAGGCACGAGGGACATCGaccgggtgaatgcacacagtcctttccccagggctggggaatcaagaactagagggcacaggtttaaggtgagaggggagagatttaatggggacctgaggggcaactttttcacccagagggtggtccatgtgtggaacgagctgccagaggaagtggttgaggcaggtacattgacaacgtttaaaagacactcggacaggtccgtgggtggggaaggttgagagggacatgggccaaatgcaggcaaatgggactggctcaggtgggaatcttggtcggcacagacctgttgggccgaagggcctgtctccgtgcggTGTGACTCTGTGAGCTGGACGATGAACTGAAGGAGCACACACATTCGTTCCTGGCGCTACAGAAGGGTGTGCAGAGCTTGTGAAGGGCGATATAGAATTGCAGGCTCTTCCCTCCCATCTCCTTGCTGGCACGGCTGACAGCTGGTGGTGGAGCCCCCGGGGTTGTGGGCAGGGTGCCCGGCGGTTTCAGCTAACGCCACTCCTGTCTCCTGTTGCAGCAGCGTGAGCTGTGGATGCTCTGCACTCAGAGGTCCAGTCTGTACGTGTGTAGCACTGACACCCTGAGCGGTCCCGTCCGAACCATCTCACTGCCGGCCAGCAGTCACCTCATCTGCATGATCCACGTCAAAAAGCAGGTAAGCAGCTAGCTGCAGTGGTCAAACCCAGACCCCAAACATTGCCTGACCTCCAACCCTCACCCAACCCAACCCCTAACCCCCCATCCCAACCTCcgaccttcagcccatcctgacCTCTGACCCTCACCCCAACCCGAACTCTGACTCACCCCATCCCAACCTGTGACCCCCAATCCTGACTCCATCCCAACCTGACCCTCACCCCGACCTGACCTTTGACTCTCTCACCCATCTGACCTCCGACCCTCACCCCAACCTGACCTCTGACCCTCACCCCATTTCTAACCCTTGACCCATTCCGATCTCCAACCCTCACCCCATCCAGACCTCTGACCCCATATCCTTAGTCCATCCTGACTTCCGACCCTCTCCCCATCCTGACCTCcgaccgcgcccccccccccaccccctgccctctgTGTGTTCTGACCTGTGGCCTGGTCCTCAGGTGTGGGTCGGTGGGGGGACGGTGGACGGGACCAAGGGGCGGATTTACATCGTCGGCACGGAGAGCCACTTGCTGGAGAAGGAGCTGGAGGCCCCCTGCGGCCCGGTCCGGGCGCTCTGCTCCGCGGAGGACCGCTACGTGCTGAGCGGCACTGAGGACAGCAAGGCCATCATCTGGAAGGTGGACTGAGCGAGGGACCCAGGAGACCGTCCCCCCACGTCTCGCCTGCCCCTCCGGGCACTCCCACTGCCTTGGGGCCAGGTGTCTAGGGCACTGCCCGATCTCCCCAGGTGGGGCCTCGGGGAGGGGACGCCTGCCCACCCCACGAGCttgtgccctcccctccccctcccctccctccctccccagctgtGGTGGAAGGAACACTCAGTCCACCAAGGGTCATCAGGTCCccttcctctccaccccccccccatccctgacCTCTGACCCTAGGGACCAAATTCTGACCCTGACTCGGCGGTCAGCTGGCCATGAGCCGGGGATACGGGTCGTATCAATGACCCAGGGAGCCCGAGCTTTGGCATCTGGGAacgtacagtacaggaacaggcccttcggcccactgtgtctgtgctgagcacgatAACAGTCTGACTAATCCCATCCATGTGATCGTGGCCCACATCCCAACActcaatgtctcttaaatgttgctgttgtacctgcctccaccagcagttGTTCCAGGCACCATGACTCTCTGCAtcaaatcttgccctgcacatctccttcgaactttccccctcaccttaaagataAGATCCCCTGGtgtgtgacatttctaccccgggaacagactctgactctctaccctatctctgcctctcatcattttataaacttcgatcaggtctcccctcagcctctggagaaaacaacccaagtctgtccaacctctccttatagctcatgccctctaatcctggtgaacctccgctgcaccttctccaaagcctccacatccctcctgtaacggggcgaccagaactgcacacagtgctccaaatgtgccctcaccaaagttttatacagctgcaacgtgacttcctgacttctatactcgacaccccaaccgatgaaggcgagCCTGCCGTACACCTCCTTCCCCACCTTGTCCACTtgctatggacctgcaccccaagatccccctgtacatcagtgctcgcAAGGGCTCTGCCATCTACTGTATCCTTTCCTCTTACGTTTCACCTCCCAAAGTGAACACCTcacactcactccatctgccgtCTGGATCCCACGTTCCCAGCTGATGGATATCCCGCTGCTTCCTTTGACAGtcgtcctcactgtccacaacttcgGTGCAGCTCACTAATCAGACCACCATCTGAGTCATTGATATCACAGGGGTGCCAGCACtgtccctggggaacaccactggtcccagAGTTGCAGCCGGAGAAACGCCCCTCCGGCACTCTGACCAACCTCCCGACTCTCAGCGGATCCCACGTGTCTGGTCGACACCCGGGGGGGTGGGCAGGGGCTGCAGGGACTGgcggtgagggggaaggggtgtgggtccACATGGCCACACACGATGTGTGTAGGCAGGTCAACACAGCTCAGAATTCCCAGACACATAACAGAACATAGCTCATCCTTCCAAAAATTTTTAGAGGGAAAGACTGGAAACTGGGGCCTGGGGGAAGTTGCCGGAACCGTGGCGGGGGTGTGATCCACACTGGGAAAGGCCTGTCCTCCCATGAACCAGCAGCAGAGAGTGTCCCAACtccacatcaccccccccccccccagcctctgtctctacctccccctccctttcctggCTCCAGCCCCCTGCCTCACTGCCCCTTCCCCGCCCCCCATACACCCCTCTACACCCTCGGTCCCAACATCgagcatccctctgcctccacagacgctgctcgacctgctgagttccagctcCCCACAGACTGCGGTTACTGTAGGACACTGACTTCCACGTTCGGCACAGGACGGCTCAACACTTGACACAAAACCCAAAATAAAGAGGATATCTTCTCCTGCTGCTGGTATCTCTGTCTCTCTGGGTGCGGTGACCAGACTTATCtaaccctcccacagtgtgtgaCCGGGGCGAGGGAGCTCTGCCCTACACCACTTTCCTTTTTTCCTTCATATTCAGGTCTCCATGTTGTGTGCGTTTTTGTTCGTgttgtattaaaataattttactttcaaGATTAACTGAGAAGTTGAATGAAACTGCGGCTGCTCGGCACACGCTGGTCCTGGGGGCCTCTGGTTACACCACAGGCTGCCTCTCCAGGGCAGCTGGGCACAGACATGTCCTTGGCAGAGGGGCAGTCAGTTGGTGTGGACTGACCTGTTGACCACGGCCGGAAGAGGGAGATCCCCTGACCAACCTCCTGATCTCGCACGGTTCCCAGAACCCAGGACCGTGGGCTTGGAGTGCAGCCCAAGGGGGAGCAGCCCCTTCATGTATCCCTGCAGTGGGGATTGTCCTCACCCCACACATCCCTGTATCCGCTGGAGTCCCCCACATCCCAGGCTCTGGCTGATGCCTGTCACCAGGGTACAGGCAGCGAGCTGTAACCCCAGCGACAGTCGCCACAGGCTACAGCCCGCCCTCCCCTGCCGGGAGACTCTGGTCCGCGGATCGCTGCTGCTTCCTGCCCCAGAGGGACAGCCTACAACGTGTCCACagcgcagaaaacaggcccttcggcccttctaCCCCATGCTGGGGTTTCTGCTGCATGTCAGCCCTCCCACTCACACTCCCACCCCCGGGCACGGGGCCACACTGTCACtgccagctccccccccccccgcgccgtGGCTCACCCAGAGAGGCCATGGGGTGGCTAGCTGATGCCATTGACGGGCACACCTCGGGGAGGGGTAGGAGGTGCGTCTGGGAGGGTggctgtggtgggggtggggacggAGGGGGCAGGAGGTGCGTCTGAGGGGACagctgtggtgggggtggggacagagcTCTGACTCTGTCGCCGGGTTACTAACAGCTCGGGGCAGGGACTGTGTGCGACGCCTGGCACCCAGTCAGGACAGCTGTCTCTGCCCTTCAGCAGCCGCTCAGACACATCTCTCTGCTCTCGTGTCatggagggggggtgtggggaggggaggggaggggtcagcCCTGTCTAACCCCTGCCTAACCCCTGCCTAACCCCTGCCAGGAGCAGAGATATCCCGGGACCAGGGTTACGGGAGTCCCATGCCAGCAGCCTCGCAGCGCagggccgcccccccccccacccccacccgccaGTTCAAGGGTGAAGGGacatcaaaatactgcagatactggaaatctgaaataaacccagGAGCTGCTGGAACcccgggcagtgtctgtggaggaggAGCAGAGGTGTCATCCTTCCACTGGAACCGGCAATGAAAGGGACCGGCTCAggaagacaacttggtcagcatggagttggaCCCATGTAgggccctggtcagaccccacttggagtactgtgctcagttctggtcaccttgctacaggaaggatgtggaagccatagagagggtgcagaggagatttacaaggatgctgcctgggatgcggagcatgccttatgaaagcaggttgagggaactcggccttttctccttggagcgacagaggatgaggggggacctgatagaggtggataagatgatgagaggcattgatctggtagatagtcagaggcttttcccagggctgaattggtggccacaagaggacacaggtttaaggtgctggggagtagatatagaggagacgtcagggataagtttcttactcagagagtggtgagtgtggggaatgggctgctggcgacggtggtggaggcggatacgatagggtcttttaagagactgttggagaggtacatggagctgagaaaaatagagggctatgggtaagcctagtaatttctggggtagggacatgttcggcacagctttgtgggccgaagggcctgaattgtgctgtgtgactatttccagcatctgcaacatttaGTCCGCAGCGGGGTGAATGGTTGCGTGCAGACGCTGAGGGGGCATGAGGTGGGTCACGGGTCCCAAGGAAAACACAGACACACTGGCTCCATGTGGTTGCTTCTGTTTATTGATAAAACCGAGACCCTCACCAATACAGGGACATGCTTTTCCTCTTAAAAAACTTCCATTGGACTTTAATAGTTAACATCCAGTCATTCACCAGTGAGCTTtgacaggcagacacacacacatgtccCTTGGACACAGGGTAGACCTGGAGGGGGCCTGGTTTGGTGCTGACGTCCCTGGGATGTCCCATTCACTTGCCCTGAGCCTTCTGGGCCTTCTGGGCAGACTTGGTGATCTTCCCGGTGGTGCTGGCCTTCTTCTCCACGTTCTTGATGACGCCCACGGCCACAGTCTGACGCATGTCACGCACGGCAAATCGGCCTGGGACCGAGCAGAAGGAGTCCGGTTAGCAGGAGGGAGCGACCGGGGGcacgggaggggaggggcaggatctcacccccacccaccgcAGGCTCCCAGCCCCCACCGCTCTGGCCTAGGATCCAGGCACCTGAGGGAGTGCCACCCTGCCAGCGGAGCCCTTTGTTGGTCAGGGGCCTTCTGAAAGCCTTGTCCACCCTCTGAACACGAAGGACCCTGGGGCACTAATGGAGGGGTCCAGAGCCAATCCTCATCCCCCAACCAATGCCACCAAAGCAGCTCGCTACTCATTGGGCTGcctttgtgagagcttgctgtgctttGCCCGTTGACCCATGGACGGGGATGTGTGGTGGTCCCGACAGGTGCACAGGTACTCACCGAGGGGGGGGTACTTGGAGAAGCTCTCCACACACATGGGTTTCCCAGGAGTCATCTCCACGATGGCAGCGTCGCCGGACTTCAGGGTCTTGGGATTGTCCTCCAGCTTCTTGCCGGATCGTCGATCGATCTTCTCCTTCAGCTCGGCAAACTTGCAGGCGATGTGGGCGGTGTGGCAGTCAATGACGGGGGAGTAACCGGCACTGATCTGCCCCGGGTGGTTCAGGATTATCACCTGGGAACACAGGAAGCACGTCCATCAACACTGTGCCCACCGGCCACCCCTCGccaacctcctccaccccctcagcttcatctctccacgttcccatcaacccGCCACCCCTCACTCAGAGAGACTTCCAGGCTCCAGGGGAAGGAGTTTCCCCTGAATTCCCAATCAAATTTATCAGTGACTCTAGCTCCGGCTCTCCACGTTTGGACCAATCTTCCCACTGATCACCCTGGGGTCCCTGCACCGTGCCAGCTAACCCTTGCCCACTGCCTTTCTGGAGGCACAATCCCAGCCTGGTTAGTCCATCCTGACAGATGGAGCCCCAGCAGTGGGATCCcccttcactcctcccccccatcccccctagAAACAGCCCAGGACCACTGGCGGTTCCCGGGCCGTTCCTCTGGGATTGACGGTTCACCTAGCCCCTTCTCTGCATACCGACGGCAGACACAGCCCGATGTTTCAGCGCGTCAGTCAGCAGGCGCAggaggagaagcagagtcaacgtTTCCTCAGACATCCCCAGGTCCGGTAAGGCGCCCCTGGCCTGAGGCGTCGACCATCTCTCCCTCCACActcgctgcctgacccgctccgTGTTTTTGTTTCCgatttgcagcacctgcagtgttttgctccAGTTTTTGTCACCAGATGTACTGCCCCATGTTCCCACCCACCCCGTCCCCCTCCATACAGCACCCGacctctgaccccccccccccccccccagcaggaCTGGACCATTTGCCCCCACATCTCCGTCCCCGGCCCAGAGGGAAGAGaccaccccctcactccctgaGCCCAGGGACGGAGCCCTCAGGCCCACTGGGAGGTCGGGGTTggggggtcgggggaggagggaggggctggAATCTCCTGgtattttccccagagttggatCAGGCTTTCCCTCTGGGAACCTGGACCCTGACCCCTGCTCCCTGACCTCAGCTCCCTGATCATGACCCCTGCTCCCAGACCCTGGCCTCAGCTCCCTGATCATGACCCCTGCTCCCTCATCATACTCCAAGTCTGGTCAACaatctcacccacacccctccgtCCCCATGCACCaaaccctcccccccctcccgtgCCTGAGCGGTGAAGGTGCAGGCTTCCATGGGTGGGTCGTTCTTGCTGTCTCCGCACACATTGCCACGGCGCACGTCCTTGACGGAGACGTTCTTCACGTTGAAGCCCACGTTGTCGCCGGGCAGGGCCTCGGACAGGGCCTCGTGGTGCATCTCCACCGACTTCACCTCCGTAGTGATGTTGACCGGGGCGAAGGTCACCACCATGCCCGGCTTCAGAACTCCGGTCTCCACACGACCGACTGGCACTGTGCCGATCCCTGCCGGCAAACACACCGGGATCAGCCGCCGGTCACAGGGGCAAGGGTCAGATCGCACGTGTAGGTCACCGAAGGGTCGCGGCAGCAAGGGTCACGGGGTCAGGTCGCAGGTTTCGGTCACCGGAAGCAAGGGTCGCGGCAAGGGCCACGGGGTCAGGTCACAGGATCACCCGGCAGGGTCGGACAGCTGcctccacccccctcacccacagtGCCCACAGAGAGTGGGAGCCCCGTGCCCAGGACCCGAGCGAGGGTGGACACAGTGGGAGGGACGGCTGTGCTGGGGGGCCACACTGTCCTCCGGGCAAGGCTGAGGGCTTCCCCCCTACCCTGTGGGTAgtgacccccaccacccacctccgaTCTTGTAGACATCCTGCAGGGGCAGCCGGAGGGGTTTGGTGATGGGGCGGGTGGGGGGCAGGATGGTGTCCAGAGCTTCTAGCAGGGTCACCCCGTTGGCATTGCCCTCCTTGCGCTCAACCTTCCAACCTTTGAACCATGGCATCTGTTGGCAGAAGGGCAGAGGTCA contains the following coding sequences:
- the LOC127579085 gene encoding elongation factor 1-alpha 2, whose translation is MGKGSFKYAWVLDKLKAERERGITIDISLWKFETPKYYITIIDAPGHRDFIKNMITGTSQADCAVLIVAAGVGEFEAGISKNGQTREHALLAYTLGVKQLIVGINKMDSTEPPYSEKRYDEIVKEVSAYIKKIGYNPSTVPFVPVSGWHGDNMLEASPNMPWFKGWKVERKEGNANGVTLLEALDTILPPTRPITKPLRLPLQDVYKIGGIGTVPVGRVETGVLKPGMVVTFAPVNITTEVKSVEMHHEALSEALPGDNVGFNVKNVSVKDVRRGNVCGDSKNDPPMEACTFTAQVIILNHPGQISAGYSPVIDCHTAHIACKFAELKEKIDRRSGKKLEDNPKTLKSGDAAIVEMTPGKPMCVESFSKYPPLGRFAVRDMRQTVAVGVIKNVEKKASTTGKITKSAQKAQKAQGK